TTAGATTGCAGACCGCTTATAAAACCCTCTATCATCGAAGGATGAATATATATTTCTCCTCTTGCCACCGTTCTGATCGCGTAAATTAGATCATAATCCATTGCTTTTTTTATTAAAAAACCGGATGCTCCCGAATCAATGGCTCTTTCAAGGTATTGTTTATCTTCATGCATGGTCAGCATTAATATTCTCGATTCCGGCGATATTGTTTTAAATTTTGGGATTAAGTCAAGCCCGTTTATATCATGTAAAGATATATCGAGTAGTACTACATCGGGGGTTTTTGCCTTTATAAGTTTAACGGCGGACAGCGCATCAGTTGCCATGCCGGTTACTTTTATGTCATCCTGCCCGTCAAGCAGAACCTTTAAAGCAGTGAGCAATATATAATGGTCGTCAACCATGCATATTGTTATCATTTCTCACTCCTTATTTCAAAGTATGGATTACCGCTTCGCCATCTCCAGCACGCATCAAAGACATGCTTTGACAGACGCAGGCTGGAATATCTGCGAA
This genomic interval from Candidatus Acidulodesulfobacterium ferriphilum contains the following:
- a CDS encoding response regulator transcription factor; amino-acid sequence: MITICMVDDHYILLTALKVLLDGQDDIKVTGMATDALSAVKLIKAKTPDVVLLDISLHDINGLDLIPKFKTISPESRILMLTMHEDKQYLERAIDSGASGFLIKKAMDYDLIYAIRTVARGEIYIHPSMIEGFISGLQSKTGTGKLSREKLLWNSLSSREQEVVIGIVQGFTNKEIAEKHFLSEKTVATYRLRGMEKLGLENKSDLMDFIEKLKILKQ